From the genome of Argentina anserina chromosome 4, drPotAnse1.1, whole genome shotgun sequence, one region includes:
- the LOC126789919 gene encoding epsin-3, producing MFLDHFKRQASHFWQERYKTARLAFTDVTPAELWAEEATNGEPCSPDAQTMTRIAAASFDMENYWRIVDILHRKLYNVDWKEWRQSYKALVLLEFLLTHGPVDFAEEFQGDREVIQELGSFKYIDDRGFDWGSSMQKKSDQILILLGGGPTLREARFKALKLTNEIRGFGSSPSSPSCSTPSSAYSETPRASSFSSFSTTSSVWNELNNELTSKIHQQSPTKSQAMESHSRVGLRDSYDDHDRYESTSNFPAISESREGSHIWNCPPIEEKSSLLESEEGDDGDDDKYYEKEDGIISGICSKLVSLSPRRGNGPYGNIGFRSVSDVGMEMRKNKLDRQTSFWY from the exons ATGTTCCTGGACCATTTCAAAAGGCAGGCCTCTCATTTTTGGCAAGAGAGATATAAAACTGCTAGGCTCGCGTTCACCGATGTTACTCCTGCCGAACT GTGGGCTGAGGAGGCAACAAACGGTGAACCATGTAGCCCTGATGCTCAGACAATGACTAGAATAGCTGCCGCCTCTTTTGATATGGAGAACTATTGGAGAATAGTTGACATCCTTCACAGAAA GTTATATAACGTAGATTGGAAAGAATGGAGGCAATCCTACAAAGCATTGGTACTTCTGGAGTTTTTATTAACACATGGCCCTGTAGACTTTGCTGAAGAATTTCAAGGTGACAGAGAAGTCATCCAAGAGTTGGGATCATTTAAGTACATTGATGACAGAGG ATTCGACTGGGGTTCTAGCATGCAAAAGAAATCGGACCAAATACTAATTCTTCTAGGAGGGGGACCGACGCTGAGAGAAGCACGTTTTAAAGCTCTCAAATTAACAAATGAAATCCGAGGGTTTGGAAGTTCACCATCTTCTCCTTCATGTTCAACTCCTTCCTCTGCTTACTCTGAAACACCAAGAGCTTCATCCTTTAGCTCATTTTCTACCACTAGTTCGGTATGGAATGAATTAAACAATGAGCTGACTAGCAAGATTCATCAACAATCGCCAACTAAATCGCAAGCCATGGAAAGCCATTCACGGGTTGGACTGCGGGACAGCTATGATGATCATGATCGTTACGAGAGCACTAGCAATTTCCCTGCAATAAGTGAAAGTAGGGAAGGATCACACATTTGGAATTGCCCTCcaattgaagaaaaaagttCGTTACTTGAATCAGAAGAAGGAGACGATGGAGACGATGACAAATATTATGAGAAGGAGGACGGTATTATAAGTGGAATTTGCTCAAAGCTGGTTAGTCTTAGTCCTAGAAGAGGGAATGGACCTTATGGTAATATTGGATTTAGGAGTGTTTCTGATGTTGGAATGGAGATGCGGAAGAATAAGCTTGATCGTCAAACTTCGTTTTGGTATTGA